A stretch of Lathyrus oleraceus cultivar Zhongwan6 chromosome 6, CAAS_Psat_ZW6_1.0, whole genome shotgun sequence DNA encodes these proteins:
- the LOC127092220 gene encoding indole-3-acetic acid-induced protein ARG2: protein MARSFTNIKAISTLVADGFFNSLTRRGYAAAATQNTTRGVATSISGKMVAQKSGTDKVANKEKVSWVPDPVTGYYKPENTNVVDVADLRATVLGKK, encoded by the exons ATGGCTCGCTCCTTCACTAACATCAAAGCTATCTCTACTCTTGTTGCTGATGGTTTCTTCAATTCTCTTACTAG ACGAGGATACGCGGCGGCAGCAACACAAAACACGACAAGAGGCGTAGCAACCTCCATCAGCGGCAAGATGGTAGCACAGAAATCAGGGACAGACAAGGTGGCAAATAAGGAAAAGGTGTCGTGGGTCCCAGACCCTGTCACTGGTTACTACAAACCCGAGAACACCAACGTGGTTGATGTTGCTGACTTACGAGCCACGGTTTTGGGCAAAAAGTGA